In one Pirellulales bacterium genomic region, the following are encoded:
- a CDS encoding type II secretion system F family protein, producing the protein MSSSVADFFSLAKLLPFAIFGVVALGTWLAMELLGGRKTRADERFDDLRDPTARRRGEGFNGSRADAMARAFKKATPAFARPLAPKNEFEASKLKARLSAAGYRRDSDMSIFLGFKFIGFLLGLFLFAGTTLATSGATQTALIYTVFGTAMMFYLPDIFVGVIASRRKKSIFLSMPDVLDLMVVCVEAGLGLDQAMRKVSEKMKKMARVVAEEFSLSNFQLQMGRQRAEVLNELGLRTGVDDLQSLATILIQADKFGSSVAQALRLQSDSMRTRRRQLAEEKAAKTAVKLIFPLVIFIFPGILVVLAGPAAITMVNSMFPAIGGH; encoded by the coding sequence GTGTCCAGCTCAGTGGCCGATTTTTTCAGTCTCGCAAAGCTGCTTCCGTTCGCCATCTTCGGCGTTGTGGCGTTAGGGACGTGGCTTGCAATGGAACTGCTCGGCGGGCGGAAAACCCGCGCCGACGAACGCTTCGACGACCTGCGCGACCCGACCGCGCGGCGCCGTGGGGAGGGGTTTAACGGGAGTCGAGCCGACGCGATGGCCCGTGCCTTCAAGAAGGCGACACCGGCCTTCGCCAGGCCGCTCGCGCCCAAGAATGAATTCGAGGCCAGCAAGCTCAAGGCCAGGCTTTCCGCCGCAGGATACCGCCGTGATTCGGACATGAGCATCTTCCTGGGATTCAAATTCATTGGATTTTTGCTGGGCCTTTTCCTCTTTGCAGGCACAACACTCGCTACGAGCGGCGCCACGCAGACAGCGCTCATCTACACGGTCTTCGGCACCGCCATGATGTTTTATCTTCCCGACATTTTCGTCGGAGTGATCGCCAGCAGACGCAAGAAAAGCATCTTCCTTTCAATGCCGGATGTGCTGGATCTGATGGTCGTTTGCGTCGAAGCGGGTTTGGGATTGGATCAGGCAATGCGCAAGGTCAGCGAAAAAATGAAGAAGATGGCCAGAGTCGTCGCCGAGGAGTTCAGCCTGTCGAACTTTCAATTGCAGATGGGGCGCCAACGGGCTGAAGTGCTGAACGAATTGGGTCTCCGCACCGGAGTTGATGATCTGCAAAGCCTCGCGACCATCTTGATTCAAGCCGACAAGTTCGGTTCAAGCGTCGCTCAGGCGCTTCGCTTGCAAAGCGATTCGATGCGTACCCGGCGCCGCCAGCTTGCCGAGGAGAAGGCGGCGAAGACGGCAGTGAAGCTCATTTTTCCACTGGTGATCTTCATCTTTCCGGGAATCCTCGTCGTGCTCGCCGGCCCAGCCGCGATCACGATGGTCAACAGCATGTTCCCGGCGATCGGGGGACATTAA